A single region of the Streptomyces sp. NBC_00236 genome encodes:
- a CDS encoding transglycosylase domain-containing protein: MGRADARRAQRHGSRRAGKSGGIRGLFTWRKLLGTALGICLLGMGAFAVLYMMVSVPEGNARAKLQSNIYKYSDGTLLARTGEVNREIVDLSQVPKEVQMTFVAAENKSFYQDKGVDFKGTARGLLNTVSGKGKQGGSTITQQYVKNYYLDQDQTVTRKLKELVISLKVDQKRSKEEILAGYINTSYYGRGAYGIQAAAQAYYGKDAKDLNVAQGAYLAALLQAPSQYDWAVAGPKGKALVQERWNYVLNNMVEEDWLDAGKRQGLKFPIPQDPKPLNGVAGQKGYIVEAARKAVLEETGLSSDQFDLGGWTITVNIDRKKQQELEKSVETKLIDNLDTKKRKLDQDIQAGAVSVDPKSGAVLALYGGRGQNEHWTSNATRADYQPASTFKPVILAAALDQESVTQDGQEITANTRYDGTSKRPVEGSDIAFKPENEDDRDYGSVTVQTAMNKSINSVFAQMGVDVGMDQVLKTAGELGMNVEDLEAVPAQTLGSMGASPMAMAGVYATLDNHGRKVTPQIVKSAVHQGEDPVQMPDAVGDQVISRQAADSVTSVLTGVVDDGTAQGSVRNADGLADQDIAGKTGTSDDNKSAWFTGYTPDLVTSVGLFGEAAYPRTDDDGKKVQKGAQVTLKGAGGGGRVNGGGFPAEIWADFTAKAMGEPSEFVLDTDMGAAVAPPPDTSSPSTSTSPSEEATPSDEPTTQAPTTTPPATTDPPETTPPPSPTGDPTSDPPTDPSTEPGPSDSGLPIDPGGDNRPDKDNAVTR, from the coding sequence ATGGGTCGAGCGGATGCGCGACGAGCCCAGCGGCACGGGTCGCGGCGGGCCGGGAAGAGCGGCGGCATACGCGGACTCTTCACCTGGCGGAAACTCCTGGGCACGGCCCTCGGTATCTGCCTGCTGGGCATGGGCGCCTTCGCCGTGCTCTACATGATGGTGAGCGTGCCCGAGGGCAACGCCCGGGCCAAGCTGCAGAGCAACATCTACAAGTACTCCGACGGGACCCTGCTGGCCAGGACGGGTGAGGTCAACCGAGAGATCGTGGACCTCTCGCAGGTGCCCAAGGAGGTCCAGATGACCTTCGTCGCCGCCGAGAACAAGTCCTTCTACCAGGACAAGGGCGTCGACTTCAAAGGCACCGCACGCGGTCTGCTGAACACCGTTTCCGGCAAGGGCAAGCAGGGTGGCTCGACCATCACCCAGCAGTACGTCAAGAACTACTACCTCGACCAGGACCAGACGGTCACCCGCAAGCTCAAGGAACTGGTCATCTCGCTGAAGGTGGACCAGAAGCGGAGCAAGGAGGAGATCCTTGCCGGGTACATCAACACCAGCTACTACGGCCGGGGCGCCTACGGCATCCAGGCCGCGGCGCAGGCGTACTACGGCAAGGACGCCAAGGACCTGAACGTCGCCCAGGGCGCCTACCTCGCCGCCCTGCTCCAGGCACCCAGCCAGTACGACTGGGCCGTCGCCGGCCCGAAGGGGAAGGCACTCGTCCAGGAGCGCTGGAACTACGTGCTGAACAACATGGTCGAGGAGGACTGGCTGGACGCGGGCAAGCGCCAGGGCCTCAAGTTCCCGATTCCGCAGGACCCCAAGCCGCTGAACGGGGTCGCGGGACAGAAGGGCTACATCGTCGAGGCGGCCCGCAAGGCGGTGCTGGAGGAGACCGGCCTCAGCAGCGACCAGTTCGACCTCGGCGGCTGGACGATCACCGTCAACATCGACAGGAAGAAGCAGCAGGAGCTGGAGAAGTCGGTCGAGACCAAGCTGATCGACAACCTGGACACGAAGAAGCGCAAGCTCGACCAGGACATCCAGGCCGGTGCCGTCTCGGTGGACCCGAAGTCCGGTGCGGTGCTCGCGCTGTACGGCGGACGCGGCCAGAACGAGCACTGGACGTCGAACGCCACCCGCGCCGACTACCAGCCCGCCTCCACCTTCAAGCCGGTCATCCTCGCCGCGGCCCTCGACCAGGAGTCGGTGACTCAGGACGGTCAGGAGATCACCGCCAACACCCGCTACGACGGCACCAGCAAGCGGCCCGTCGAGGGCAGCGACATCGCCTTCAAGCCGGAGAACGAGGACGACCGGGACTACGGCAGCGTCACCGTCCAGACCGCGATGAACAAGTCCATCAACTCCGTCTTCGCGCAGATGGGCGTGGACGTCGGCATGGACCAGGTGCTGAAGACCGCCGGCGAGCTCGGCATGAACGTGGAGGATCTGGAGGCCGTGCCGGCGCAGACGCTCGGCTCCATGGGCGCGAGCCCGATGGCCATGGCCGGCGTCTACGCCACGCTCGACAACCACGGCAGGAAGGTCACCCCCCAGATCGTGAAGTCGGCCGTGCACCAGGGCGAGGACCCGGTGCAGATGCCCGACGCGGTCGGCGACCAGGTGATCAGCCGCCAGGCCGCGGACTCCGTGACCTCCGTACTGACCGGCGTGGTCGACGACGGTACGGCCCAGGGCTCGGTGCGTAACGCCGACGGGCTGGCCGACCAGGACATCGCGGGCAAGACCGGTACCTCGGACGACAACAAGTCGGCCTGGTTCACCGGCTACACCCCCGACCTCGTCACCTCGGTCGGCCTGTTCGGAGAAGCGGCCTACCCGCGCACCGACGACGACGGCAAGAAGGTGCAGAAGGGCGCGCAGGTGACCCTGAAGGGCGCCGGCGGTGGCGGCCGTGTCAACGGCGGCGGCTTCCCGGCCGAGATCTGGGCGGACTTCACCGCGAAGGCCATGGGTGAACCGAGCGAGTTCGTGCTCGACACCGACATGGGCGCCGCGGTCGCCCCGCCGCCGGACACCAGCTCCCCGAGCACGAGCACGTCGCCCTCCGAAGAGGCCACGCCCTCCGACGAGCCGACCACCCAGGCGCCCACGACCACGCCGCCTGCCACCACCGACCCGCCGGAGACCACCCCGCCGCCCAGCCCGACCGGGGACCCCACGTCGGATCCGCCCACGGACCCGTCGACCGAGCCGGGCCCGTCGGACAGCGGACTCCCGATCGACCCGGGCGGGGACAACCGGCCGGACAAGGACAACGCCGTGACGCGCTGA
- a CDS encoding PadR family transcriptional regulator produces MSIGHTLLGLLESGPRHGYDLKRAFDEKFGHDRPLHYGQVYSTMSRLLKNGLVEVDGVETDGGPERKRYAITDAGITDVASWLAQPEKPEPYLQSTLYTKVVLAMLTGRSAADVLDTQRSEHLRMMRILTDRKRQGDLADQLICDHALFHLEADLRWLELTAARLGQLAKVVAP; encoded by the coding sequence ATGTCTATCGGCCACACCCTGCTCGGGCTCCTGGAGTCCGGCCCCCGTCACGGCTACGACCTCAAGCGGGCCTTCGACGAGAAGTTCGGGCACGACCGTCCCCTGCACTACGGACAGGTCTACTCGACGATGTCCCGCCTCCTCAAGAACGGCCTCGTCGAGGTCGACGGCGTGGAGACCGACGGCGGCCCGGAACGCAAGCGCTACGCCATCACCGACGCCGGGATCACCGATGTCGCCTCCTGGCTCGCACAGCCCGAGAAGCCGGAGCCGTACCTCCAGTCGACGCTGTACACCAAGGTCGTCCTGGCCATGCTCACCGGCCGCAGCGCCGCCGACGTGCTGGACACCCAGCGCTCCGAGCACCTGCGCATGATGCGTATCCTCACCGACCGCAAGCGGCAGGGCGACCTCGCCGACCAGCTGATCTGCGACCACGCCCTGTTCCATCTCGAAGCCGATCTGCGCTGGCTGGAACTCACCGCCGCGCGACTCGGCCAGCTCGCGAAGGTGGTGGCCCCGTGA
- a CDS encoding SPFH domain-containing protein, with product MTEPLNPNASAGPRTDLTPDAPEMPEPQVRETRAHSIAGGLGLLLTVIGVIVGVGLAILGGVIGSNGNNGLGVPLCILGVLLTIASFFCMGGVKMVAPGEARVIQLFGRYVGTIRTDGLRWINPLTSSRKISTRVRNHETAVLKVNDAYGNPIELAAIVVWKVEDTAQALFEVDDFLEFVATQTEAAVRHIAIEYPYDAHDEGGLSLRGNAEEITEKLAVELTARVQAAGVRIIESRFSHLAYAPEIASAMLQRQQAGAVVAARQLIVEGAVGMVEMAVNRITEQDLVELDPERKAAMVSNLMVVLCGDRAVQPVLNTGTLYQ from the coding sequence ATGACTGAACCGCTCAACCCGAACGCTTCGGCCGGACCGCGGACCGACCTCACTCCGGACGCGCCGGAGATGCCGGAACCGCAGGTCCGCGAGACGCGGGCGCACAGCATCGCGGGCGGCCTCGGCCTCCTGCTGACCGTGATCGGGGTGATCGTCGGCGTCGGCCTCGCCATCCTCGGCGGCGTCATCGGGTCGAACGGGAACAACGGCCTCGGCGTCCCGCTGTGCATCCTGGGCGTGCTGCTCACCATCGCCTCGTTCTTCTGCATGGGCGGTGTGAAGATGGTCGCACCGGGCGAGGCGCGGGTGATCCAGCTCTTCGGCCGCTACGTGGGCACGATCCGCACCGACGGGCTGCGCTGGATCAACCCGCTGACCTCCAGCCGCAAGATCTCCACCCGGGTCCGCAACCACGAGACCGCGGTCCTCAAGGTCAACGACGCCTACGGCAACCCGATCGAGCTCGCCGCGATCGTCGTCTGGAAGGTCGAGGACACCGCGCAGGCGCTCTTCGAGGTCGACGACTTCCTGGAGTTCGTCGCCACCCAGACCGAGGCGGCCGTCCGGCACATCGCGATCGAGTACCCGTACGACGCCCATGACGAGGGCGGCCTCTCGCTCCGGGGCAACGCCGAGGAGATCACCGAGAAGCTCGCCGTGGAACTCACCGCGCGGGTCCAGGCGGCGGGCGTACGGATCATCGAGTCCCGCTTCAGCCACCTCGCGTACGCCCCCGAGATCGCCTCCGCGATGCTCCAGCGCCAGCAGGCGGGAGCGGTGGTCGCGGCCCGGCAGCTGATCGTCGAGGGAGCGGTCGGCATGGTCGAGATGGCGGTGAACCGGATCACCGAGCAGGACCTCGTCGAGCTCGACCCCGAGCGGAAGGCGGCCATGGTCAGCAATCTGATGGTGGTGCTGTGCGGCGACCGCGCGGTGCAGCCGGTCCTCAACACGGGCACGCTCTACCAGTGA
- a CDS encoding class II fumarate hydratase, whose amino-acid sequence MAEETGKDYRIEHDSMGEVRVPADAKWRAQTQRAVENFPISGQRLERAHIAALARVKAAAAKVNAELKVLDPEIAGAIQEAAAEVAEGRWDDHFPIDVFQTGSGTSSNMNTNEVLATLATERLGREVHPNDHVNASQSSNDVFPSSIHIAATGAVTEELIPALDHLAAALERKSAEFADVVKSGRTHLMDATPVTLGQEFGGYAAQIRYGIERLRASLPRLAELPLGGTAVGTGINTPPGFSAAVIAEVARVTGLPLTEARNHFEAQGARDGLVETSGQLRTLAVSLTKISNDLRWMASGPRTGLAEISLPDLQPGSSIMPGKVNPVIPEAVLMVAAQVTGNDTTVAVAGAAGNFELNVMLPVIAKNLLESVRLLTHVSRLLADRTVDGITANVERAREYAESSPSVVTPLNKYIGYEEAAKVAKRSLAERRTIREVVLDSGYVERGDLTVEQLDEALDVLRMTRP is encoded by the coding sequence ATGGCCGAGGAAACCGGCAAGGACTACCGCATCGAGCACGACTCCATGGGGGAGGTGCGGGTGCCCGCCGACGCCAAATGGCGGGCCCAGACCCAGCGCGCCGTGGAGAACTTCCCGATCTCCGGACAGCGCCTGGAGCGGGCGCACATCGCGGCCCTCGCGCGCGTCAAGGCCGCCGCCGCCAAGGTGAACGCGGAACTGAAGGTGCTCGACCCGGAGATCGCCGGGGCCATCCAGGAGGCCGCGGCCGAGGTCGCCGAGGGGCGCTGGGACGACCACTTCCCGATCGACGTCTTCCAGACGGGCTCCGGTACCTCGTCGAACATGAACACCAACGAGGTCCTGGCGACGCTCGCCACCGAGCGCCTCGGCCGCGAGGTCCACCCCAACGACCACGTCAACGCCTCGCAGTCCTCTAACGACGTCTTCCCGTCCTCCATCCACATCGCCGCGACCGGCGCGGTGACGGAGGAGCTGATCCCGGCCCTCGACCATCTGGCGGCGGCACTGGAGCGCAAGTCCGCCGAGTTCGCGGACGTGGTGAAGTCGGGGCGTACCCATCTGATGGACGCCACCCCCGTCACCCTGGGCCAGGAGTTCGGCGGGTACGCGGCACAGATCCGCTACGGCATCGAGCGGCTGCGCGCCTCGCTCCCCCGCCTCGCCGAGCTGCCGCTGGGCGGCACCGCCGTCGGCACCGGCATCAACACCCCGCCCGGCTTCTCCGCCGCCGTCATCGCCGAGGTCGCCCGCGTCACCGGACTGCCGCTCACTGAGGCCCGGAACCACTTCGAAGCGCAGGGCGCGCGGGACGGCCTCGTCGAGACCTCCGGCCAGCTCCGCACGCTCGCGGTCTCCCTCACCAAGATCTCCAACGATCTGCGCTGGATGGCCTCGGGACCGCGCACCGGGCTGGCCGAGATCAGCCTCCCCGACCTCCAGCCGGGCTCCTCGATCATGCCGGGCAAGGTGAATCCGGTCATTCCCGAGGCCGTTCTGATGGTCGCCGCCCAAGTGACGGGGAACGACACGACGGTGGCCGTCGCGGGCGCCGCCGGCAACTTCGAGCTGAACGTCATGCTCCCGGTCATCGCGAAGAACCTGCTGGAGTCCGTCCGGCTCCTCACCCACGTCTCCCGGCTGCTCGCGGACCGTACGGTCGACGGGATCACGGCGAACGTCGAGCGGGCCAGGGAGTACGCGGAGTCCTCGCCGTCCGTCGTCACCCCGCTGAACAAGTACATCGGCTACGAGGAGGCCGCGAAGGTCGCCAAGAGGTCCCTGGCCGAGCGCCGGACGATCCGTGAGGTGGTGCTGGACTCCGGCTACGTGGAGCGCGGCGACCTCACCGTGGAACAGCTCGACGAGGCCCTGGACGTGCTGCGCATGACGCGTCCGTGA
- a CDS encoding SpoIIE family protein phosphatase, translated as MTEHPTSHEGRQPLAARSQERTRPRQRDAASASAPATAAIPAPAKGPNPAGAGTGPAPAPDPQAASRREGDRLRFVGAATRRIARGIDLDEIVLGLCRASVPTFSDAILVYLRDPLPVGDERPVNPFVLRLRRSDRLRLSDEDTENLSETERLRLPAVDPQADLTPASELCEVLAGGALAEVLRGVRPVFGDSAAARVALPELLGADRVVPSGHRAILAPLRGRRRVIGAAVFLRGTERPPFEANDLLVAAQLATHTALGIDKAVLYGREAYIADELQRTMLPDSLPQPTGVRLASRYLPAAETARVGGDWYDAIPLPGSRVALVVGDVMGHSMTSAAIMGQLRTTAQTLAGLDLPPQEVLHHLDEQAQRLGSDRMATCLYAVYDPVAHRITIANAGHPPPVLLHLGGRAEVLKVPPGAPIGVGGVDFEAVELDAPAGATLLLYTDGLVESRLRDVWTGIEQLRERLAATARLTGPDHSPPLEALCDDVLDMLGPGDRDDDIALLAARFDGIAPSDVAYWHLEPEDSAPGKARRLARRALSRWGLDDITDSVELLVSEVVTNAVRYAERPVTLRLLRTDILRCEVGDDAPQLPRQRRARDMDEGGRGLFLVNRLARRWGATRLSTGKVVWFEMPTRGQ; from the coding sequence GTGACGGAGCACCCCACCTCCCACGAAGGCCGGCAGCCTCTCGCCGCCCGGTCGCAGGAACGCACCCGGCCGCGGCAGCGTGACGCCGCGTCGGCGTCGGCCCCTGCCACCGCGGCGATCCCGGCACCGGCCAAGGGCCCGAACCCGGCCGGGGCCGGTACCGGCCCCGCGCCGGCCCCCGACCCGCAGGCAGCATCCCGTCGTGAGGGCGACCGGCTGCGCTTCGTCGGGGCCGCGACCAGGCGGATCGCCCGCGGGATAGACCTGGACGAGATCGTGCTGGGGCTCTGCCGGGCCAGTGTGCCGACGTTCTCCGACGCCATACTCGTCTACCTCCGCGACCCGCTGCCGGTCGGCGACGAGCGGCCCGTCAACCCGTTCGTGCTGCGGCTGCGCCGCTCCGACCGGCTGCGGCTGAGCGACGAGGACACCGAGAACCTGTCGGAGACCGAGCGGCTGCGGCTGCCCGCCGTCGACCCACAGGCCGATCTGACGCCCGCCTCCGAGCTGTGCGAGGTCCTGGCGGGCGGCGCGCTGGCCGAGGTGCTGCGCGGGGTGCGTCCGGTGTTCGGCGACTCCGCCGCGGCCCGGGTCGCGCTGCCCGAGCTGCTCGGCGCGGACCGCGTGGTGCCGTCCGGCCACCGCGCGATCCTGGCGCCTCTGCGCGGCCGACGCCGGGTGATCGGCGCGGCGGTGTTCCTGCGCGGCACCGAGCGCCCGCCCTTCGAGGCCAACGACCTGCTGGTCGCCGCCCAGCTGGCGACGCACACCGCGCTCGGCATCGACAAGGCCGTGCTGTACGGCCGCGAGGCCTACATCGCGGACGAGCTCCAGCGCACCATGCTCCCCGACTCGCTCCCCCAGCCCACCGGCGTCCGGCTCGCCTCCCGCTACCTCCCCGCCGCCGAGACCGCCCGGGTCGGCGGCGACTGGTACGACGCGATCCCGCTGCCCGGCAGCCGGGTCGCCCTGGTCGTCGGCGACGTCATGGGCCACTCCATGACCTCAGCGGCGATCATGGGCCAGCTGCGCACCACCGCCCAGACCCTGGCCGGGCTCGACCTGCCGCCGCAGGAGGTCCTGCACCACCTCGACGAGCAGGCCCAGCGGCTCGGCAGCGACCGCATGGCGACCTGCCTGTACGCGGTGTACGACCCGGTCGCGCATCGCATCACGATCGCCAACGCCGGCCACCCGCCGCCCGTCCTGCTCCACCTCGGCGGGCGGGCCGAGGTGCTGAAGGTGCCGCCGGGCGCCCCGATCGGTGTCGGCGGTGTGGACTTCGAGGCCGTCGAGCTGGACGCACCCGCGGGTGCCACCCTGCTCCTCTACACCGACGGGCTGGTCGAGTCGCGGCTGCGGGACGTCTGGACGGGCATCGAGCAGCTGCGCGAGCGGCTCGCCGCCACGGCCCGGCTGACCGGCCCGGACCACTCGCCGCCGCTGGAGGCCCTCTGCGACGACGTGCTGGACATGCTCGGCCCTGGCGACCGGGACGACGACATCGCGCTGCTCGCCGCCCGCTTCGACGGGATCGCGCCGAGCGATGTGGCGTACTGGCATCTGGAGCCGGAGGACTCCGCCCCGGGCAAGGCCCGCAGGCTGGCCCGCCGCGCGCTCAGCCGGTGGGGGCTCGACGACATCACGGACTCGGTGGAGCTCCTGGTCAGCGAGGTGGTGACGAACGCCGTGCGGTATGCGGAGCGGCCGGTGACCCTGCGGCTGCTGCGGACCGACATCCTGCGGTGCGAGGTCGGCGACGACGCCCCGCAGCTGCCCCGTCAGCGCCGGGCGCGTGACATGGACGAGGGCGGCCGCGGTCTGTTCCTGGTGAACCGGCTGGCCCGGCGGTGGGGCGCGACGCGCCTGTCGACCGGCAAGGTGGTCTGGTTCGAGATGCCCACCCGGGGGCAGTGA
- a CDS encoding ricin-type beta-trefoil lectin domain protein: MRRTGHRIRCTVATVAAMAAALGGMTAAAGPAGAAQAGTSSTSSTALPPELEALRAAEATRLYGDPAERPLAERKTGLISLGDSEISGEGVGTYEAGTNGPDNWCHRSPDSAIHRTGIPADVTYNVSCSGAYTGNIVIGGSKQYADELVQSDNLAIKARNTRIKMIVLVAGANDDLQFGPVMTDCVTRWVLSQGTCQPKYDGGWQARVDGLVPKVEKTVRDLRTVMTGAGYADGDYKLVVMGYPSPIGPDFYDNPNFPGKLPGGCAGYDSDAVWGRNVAVPAFERGMRKVAADTGAVYLDNSRLFHGHEVCSESTWARGLFIDLSHFPPDSNSLRQSFHPNAAGHGAFASCLTQIYNSGLREASCADPASTGKPVLQAAAWDDVFKPLRGEATGSCLDAPASVTRNNTGVTGWECHGGRNQGWWYDSGTKNLRTELSHDRCLDVPGAKYTAGAALILYNCSGAANQQFVRQSGTLRPAASTGLCATLAGAHEPLRLQSCDGSAQQRFA, from the coding sequence ATGAGACGTACCGGACACCGAATCCGATGTACGGTCGCGACCGTCGCGGCCATGGCGGCGGCGTTGGGCGGCATGACCGCCGCCGCCGGCCCGGCGGGTGCTGCCCAGGCCGGTACCAGCAGTACCTCATCCACCGCCCTGCCGCCGGAACTGGAGGCCCTGCGTGCCGCCGAGGCCACCCGGCTGTACGGCGACCCGGCCGAGCGCCCGCTCGCCGAGCGCAAGACCGGGCTCATCTCGCTCGGCGACAGCGAGATCTCGGGTGAGGGCGTCGGCACGTACGAGGCGGGCACCAACGGCCCCGACAACTGGTGCCACCGCTCACCCGACTCCGCCATCCACCGCACCGGGATCCCGGCCGACGTCACGTACAACGTCTCGTGCTCCGGCGCGTACACCGGAAACATCGTCATCGGCGGCTCGAAGCAGTACGCCGACGAACTCGTGCAGAGCGACAACCTCGCCATCAAGGCGCGCAACACCCGCATCAAGATGATCGTGCTGGTGGCGGGTGCCAACGACGACCTCCAGTTCGGCCCGGTCATGACGGACTGCGTCACGCGCTGGGTCCTCAGCCAGGGAACCTGTCAGCCCAAGTACGACGGCGGCTGGCAGGCCCGCGTCGACGGCCTCGTGCCCAAGGTCGAGAAGACGGTGCGCGACCTGCGGACGGTGATGACCGGCGCCGGTTACGCCGACGGCGACTACAAGCTCGTCGTCATGGGATACCCGAGCCCCATCGGCCCGGACTTCTACGACAACCCGAACTTCCCCGGCAAGCTTCCCGGCGGCTGCGCCGGGTACGACTCCGACGCCGTCTGGGGCCGCAACGTCGCCGTTCCCGCCTTCGAACGGGGCATGCGCAAAGTCGCCGCCGACACCGGAGCGGTCTACCTCGACAACTCCCGGCTCTTCCACGGCCACGAGGTGTGCAGCGAGTCCACCTGGGCCCGCGGCCTGTTCATCGACCTCTCGCACTTCCCGCCGGACTCCAACTCCCTCCGGCAGTCCTTCCACCCGAACGCGGCCGGCCACGGCGCCTTCGCCTCCTGCCTGACCCAGATCTACAACTCGGGCCTGCGCGAGGCGAGCTGCGCCGACCCGGCGAGCACCGGGAAGCCCGTGCTCCAGGCCGCCGCCTGGGACGACGTCTTCAAGCCCCTGCGCGGCGAGGCCACGGGCAGCTGTCTGGACGCCCCCGCCTCGGTCACCCGTAACAACACCGGCGTCACCGGCTGGGAGTGCCACGGCGGGCGCAACCAGGGCTGGTGGTACGACTCCGGCACGAAGAACCTCCGCACCGAGCTGAGCCACGACCGCTGCCTGGACGTACCGGGCGCGAAGTACACGGCGGGCGCGGCCCTCATCCTCTACAACTGCTCGGGCGCGGCCAACCAGCAGTTCGTCCGGCAGTCCGGCACCCTGCGCCCCGCCGCCTCGACCGGGCTCTGCGCGACGCTGGCGGGAGCCCATGAACCGCTGAGGCTGCAGTCCTGCGACGGAAGCGCACAGCAGCGCTTCGCGTAG
- a CDS encoding ABC transporter ATP-binding protein, with protein sequence MIPAGSLLAAHDLHKAYGPTPALDGASFSVHPGEVVAVMGPSGSGKSTLLHCLAGIITPDSGSITYAGRELSTMSDAERSALRRSEFGFVFQFGQLVPELTCVENVALPMRLNGTRRKAAERTALEWMERLEVDDIGAKRPGEVSGGQGQRVAVARALAASPKVIFADEPTGALDSLNGERVMRLLTDAARSSHVAVVLVTHEARVAAYSDRDITVRDGRARDLEHAV encoded by the coding sequence GTGATTCCCGCCGGCTCCCTGCTCGCCGCCCACGATCTGCACAAGGCCTACGGGCCGACCCCCGCGCTCGACGGCGCCTCGTTCTCCGTCCACCCCGGCGAGGTCGTCGCCGTGATGGGCCCCTCCGGCTCCGGCAAGTCCACCCTGCTGCACTGCCTCGCCGGCATCATCACCCCGGACTCCGGCAGCATCACCTACGCCGGACGCGAGCTCTCCACGATGTCCGACGCCGAGCGCAGCGCCCTGCGCCGCAGCGAGTTCGGCTTCGTGTTCCAGTTCGGCCAGCTCGTCCCGGAGCTGACCTGCGTGGAGAACGTCGCCCTGCCGATGCGGCTGAACGGCACCCGCCGCAAGGCCGCCGAACGCACCGCCCTGGAGTGGATGGAGCGCCTGGAGGTCGACGACATCGGCGCCAAGCGTCCCGGCGAGGTGTCCGGAGGCCAGGGCCAGCGCGTCGCCGTGGCACGCGCCCTGGCCGCGTCGCCGAAGGTGATCTTCGCCGACGAGCCGACCGGCGCCCTGGACTCACTCAACGGCGAACGCGTCATGCGACTGCTCACCGACGCCGCCCGTTCCTCCCACGTCGCCGTGGTGCTCGTGACCCACGAGGCCCGCGTCGCCGCCTACTCCGACCGCGACATCACCGTCCGCGACGGCCGGGCCCGCGACCTGGAGCACGCCGTATGA
- the fomD gene encoding cytidylyl-2-hydroxypropylphosphonate hydrolase, with product MTGTGETERWAPGDQILWRYRGNGPRRRGPAPSRVPNPVHICRPVTVVQDTDELLAVWVAPGTECVKPVLADGTEVHAEPLATRYTAARTTARSPWLGNGVLKLARPGEPWSVWLFWDRGWQFRSWYVNLEEPRTRWAGGIDSEDHFLDISVYPDHSWLWRDEDEFAQAQRVGLMSPDAARQVLAAGRAAVGVIREWGAPFRDGWEDWRPDPRWRVPALPADWDRLPDDWDRTPSPMPS from the coding sequence ATGACAGGTACCGGAGAGACCGAGCGCTGGGCGCCGGGTGATCAGATCCTGTGGCGCTACCGCGGCAACGGACCGCGGCGACGCGGCCCCGCGCCCTCCCGGGTCCCGAACCCCGTGCACATCTGCCGTCCGGTCACCGTCGTCCAGGACACCGACGAACTGCTCGCCGTCTGGGTCGCCCCCGGCACCGAGTGCGTGAAGCCGGTGCTGGCCGACGGCACCGAGGTGCACGCCGAGCCGCTCGCCACCCGGTACACCGCCGCGCGCACCACCGCCCGCTCGCCCTGGCTGGGCAACGGGGTGCTGAAGCTGGCCCGGCCCGGCGAACCGTGGTCCGTGTGGCTGTTCTGGGACCGGGGCTGGCAGTTCCGCAGCTGGTACGTGAACCTGGAGGAGCCGCGCACCCGGTGGGCCGGCGGCATCGACTCCGAGGACCACTTCCTCGACATCTCGGTCTACCCGGACCACAGCTGGCTCTGGCGCGACGAGGACGAGTTCGCGCAGGCCCAGCGGGTCGGCCTGATGAGCCCGGACGCCGCCCGGCAGGTGCTGGCGGCGGGGCGCGCGGCCGTCGGGGTGATCCGTGAGTGGGGGGCGCCGTTCCGGGACGGCTGGGAGGACTGGCGGCCCGATCCGCGCTGGCGGGTGCCCGCGCTGCCTGCCGACTGGGACCGGTTGCCGGATGACTGGGACCGCACCCCCTCCCCCATGCCGTCGTGA